A genomic segment from Vanacampus margaritifer isolate UIUO_Vmar chromosome 3, RoL_Vmar_1.0, whole genome shotgun sequence encodes:
- the LOC144048516 gene encoding protein transport protein Sec24C isoform X2 codes for MDVPAANQSPLWAGPCSSHTAFEQRPLCGPLPGFLGLNLGSPSEQTPQCSPPGRSSLWTPYGGHPAGSGSVITPPYEDGPHQISPNSESRYGLDPGLLPSAVKVMADDRAEWEGKVFVSESFGPPPPLPTTSCIMEDGGSASPRAIRSTTYCFPQDGPTALLARLPLAMLVTPLARRNSLERLPVVTEDTCVSGCRRCGASMCVAMSWQDCGQRFRCPFCDKLIEVPWQQYQPIDGVDGVRLDRDQRPELKMGSYEVLHALKGEAAALLLAIDTSAAALRGGHLEFVTQEIHTLLASLIGDVRVGLLTYDSRIQLYDLSPALSRPHMLVMAETSDELQLPVREGLVLALRDCMDGITSVLQHIPQMSPEGDESAGVPVDLPVKAGLAVLKMLACPGKLLVFHSAPLVETEQTSTGFFGTSKPKSIFQPPEGATSLAEACVHQGCGVHLFVLSPQDVGGAWPGHIPYLTGGALYTFNHLQGDLDRERFSRNLKCVVAADVGYKAELSLFVSKGMRVSGCYGLFAPRPRPDRVAMATLDCWTTLAVELAHDGSALDETRGIAIQAVLAYNKPSGERRSRVHTLTLRCSRHLQDTFRQYQAQTLLAFYCKKMYCEALERPLQDLREELQRDLTEALAFYRRHGCSASAWASSGQLVLPGGLRALPVYVNSLRKSDVLLPGLRTSVHCRLGLRCQVLALDAAACAMHFYPMLVPLPLSHAVDAKEGAEGALRCSAASLLPGGMYLLHAPHTLLLWVGAHVLPCTLVELFNVGCLASLPSGETKLPVLDTPLSVAVRSLLDALDSEVPRLRQLLLVKQGDAGEELLQRHLVEDKSPNGGAPYADFLYHLHVNSVRLLH; via the exons ATGGACGTCcctgcagccaatcagagcccGCTGTGGGCGGGCCCCTGTAGTTCCCACACAGCTTTTGAGCAGAGGCCTCTCTGCGGCCCTCTACCCGGCTTCCTCGGTCTCAACCTGGGCTCGCCATCTGAGCAGACACCGCAGTGTTCTCCACCCGGACGGTCGTCACTATGGACCCCTTACGGCGGTCATCCGGCAGGATCTGGCTCCGTCATCACGCCCCCCTACGAAGATGGACCCCATCAG ATATCTCCAAACTCAGAGTCTCGTTATGGGCTGGACCCAGGGCTGCTTCCCAGCGCA GTCAAAGTGATGGCGGACGACAGGGCTGAGTGGGAAGGGAAAGTTTTTGTCTCTGAGTCTTTCGGTCCTCCGCCTCCTCTTCCGACCACTTCCTGCATCATGGAGGATGGAG GGAGCGCCAGTCCCCGTGCCATCCGTTCCACCACGTACTGCTTCCCCCAGGATGGTCCCACTGCCCTGCTGGCCCGTCTGCCCCTGGCCATGCTCGTTACGCCCCTGGCCAGACGGAACTCACTGGAG CGTCTGCCGGTGGTCACGGAGGACACATGCGTGTCAGGATGCCGCCGGTGCGGCGCGTCCATGTGCGTCGCCATGAGCTGGCAGGACTGCGGCCAGAGGTTCCGCTGCCCTTTTTGTGACAAGCTGATCGAAG TGCCGTGGCAACAATACCAGCCCATAGATGGGGTGGACGGCGTCCGACTTGACCGGGATCAGAGACCCGAACTCAAAATGGGGTCCTATGAAGTCCTCCACGCCCTCAAG GGCGAAGCGGCAGCGCTGCTTCTGGCCATCGACACATCTGCGGCGGCGCTGAGAGGCGGCCATTTGGAGTTTGTGACGCAAGAAATACACACTCTGCTGGCGTCGCTCATCGG AGACGTGCGCGTGGGCCTGCTGACGTACGACAGCAGAATCCAGCTGTACGACCTCAGCCCCGCCTTGTCCCGTCCGCACATGCTGGTCATGGCGGAGACGTCGGACGAACTGCAGCTTCCTGTCAGGGAGGGGCTTGTACTCGCGTTAAGGGACTGCATGGACGGCATCAccag CGTGTTGCAGCACATTCCCCAGATGAGTCCGGAGGGTGATGAGTCGGCAGGCGTCCCAGTGGACCTTCCGGTCAAAGCGGGACTGGCCGTCCTCAAGATGTTGGCCTGTCCCGGAAAACTGCTCGTCTTCCACTCGGCTCCGTTAGTAGAGACGGAACAAACCTCCACCGGCTTCTTCGGGACCAGCAAGCCAAAA TCCATCTTCCAGCCACCGGAGGGCGCCACCTCATTGGCTGAGGCGTGCGTCCATCAGGGTTGCGGCGTTCACCTGTTTGTCCTCTCCCCGCAAGATGTGGGCGGGGCTTGGCCAGGCCACATTCCCTATCTGACGGGCGGTGCGTTGTACACCTTCAACCACCTGCAG GGGGATTTGGACCGGGAGCGTTTTAGCCGTAATCTAAAGTGCGTCGTGGCGGCAGACGTCGGCTACAAGGCGGAACTTAGCTTGTTTGTTAGCAAAG GGATGCGCGTTTCCGGCTGCTACGGACTGTTCGCGCCCAGGCCGAGGCCTGACAGGGTCGCTATGGCGACGCTAGACTGCTGGACGACGCTGGCAGTGGAGCTAGCGCATGACGGTAGCGCTCTGGATGAGACGCGAGGCATCGCTATACAG GCAGTCCTGGCGTACAACAAACCATCAGGAGAGCGGAGATCCAGGGTGCACACGCTGACGCTGCGATGCTCACGCCACCTGCAGGACACTTTCCGCCAGTACCAGGCACAGACGCTGCTGGCTTTCTACTGCAAAAAGA TGTATTGTGAGGCTTTGGAGCGCCCCCTGCAGGATCTGCGTGAGGAGCTCCAGAGGGACCTGACGGAGGCGTTAGCATTCTACCGCCGCCACGGCTGCTCCGCTTCGGCATGGGCGTCGTCCGGTCAGCTGGTTCTGCCTGGGGGCCTGCGAGCGCTGCCCGTCTATGTCAACAGTCTGAGGAAGAGTGACGTGCTGCTGCCTGGCCTGCGCACTTCCGTCCACTGCCGGCTGGGGCTGCGCTGCCAGGTGCTCGCTTTGGACGCCGCAGCCTGCGCCATGCACTTTTACCCCATGCTGGTGCCTCTG CCGCTGTCGCACGCCGTAGACGCGAAGGAGGGGGCTGAGGGCGCTCTACGTTGTTCCGCTGCAAGCCTGCTTCCAGGCGGGATGTATTTGTTGCACGCCCCGCACACCCTCCTGCTATGGGTGGGCGCCCACGTCCTGCCATGCACTTTAGTTGAACTCTTCAACGTGGGATGCTTGGCATCCCTGCCCTCCGGAGAG ACAAAGCTGCCGGTTCTTGACACTCCCTTGTCGGTCGCCGTTCGATCCCTCCTCGACGCGCTGGACTCGGAGGTCCCGCGCTTGCGCCAG CTGCTCTTGGTGAAGCAGGGCGATGCCGGCGAGGAGCTCCTgcagcgccacctggtggaggACAAGAGTCCCAACGGCGGCGCGCCCTACGCTGACTTCCTCTACCACCTGCACGTCAACTCTGTCCGCCTGCTGCACTGA
- the LOC144048516 gene encoding protein transport protein Sec24C isoform X1, with product MDVPAANQSPLWAGPCSSHTAFEQRPLCGPLPGFLGLNLGSPSEQTPQCSPPGRSSLWTPYGGHPAGSGSVITPPYEDGPHQISPNSESRYGLDPGLLPSAVKVMADDRAEWEGKVFVSESFGPPPPLPTTSCIMEDGGSASPRAIRSTTYCFPQDGPTALLARLPLAMLVTPLARRNSLEKRLPVVTEDTCVSGCRRCGASMCVAMSWQDCGQRFRCPFCDKLIEVPWQQYQPIDGVDGVRLDRDQRPELKMGSYEVLHALKGEAAALLLAIDTSAAALRGGHLEFVTQEIHTLLASLIGDVRVGLLTYDSRIQLYDLSPALSRPHMLVMAETSDELQLPVREGLVLALRDCMDGITSVLQHIPQMSPEGDESAGVPVDLPVKAGLAVLKMLACPGKLLVFHSAPLVETEQTSTGFFGTSKPKSIFQPPEGATSLAEACVHQGCGVHLFVLSPQDVGGAWPGHIPYLTGGALYTFNHLQGDLDRERFSRNLKCVVAADVGYKAELSLFVSKGMRVSGCYGLFAPRPRPDRVAMATLDCWTTLAVELAHDGSALDETRGIAIQAVLAYNKPSGERRSRVHTLTLRCSRHLQDTFRQYQAQTLLAFYCKKMYCEALERPLQDLREELQRDLTEALAFYRRHGCSASAWASSGQLVLPGGLRALPVYVNSLRKSDVLLPGLRTSVHCRLGLRCQVLALDAAACAMHFYPMLVPLPLSHAVDAKEGAEGALRCSAASLLPGGMYLLHAPHTLLLWVGAHVLPCTLVELFNVGCLASLPSGETKLPVLDTPLSVAVRSLLDALDSEVPRLRQLLLVKQGDAGEELLQRHLVEDKSPNGGAPYADFLYHLHVNSVRLLH from the exons ATGGACGTCcctgcagccaatcagagcccGCTGTGGGCGGGCCCCTGTAGTTCCCACACAGCTTTTGAGCAGAGGCCTCTCTGCGGCCCTCTACCCGGCTTCCTCGGTCTCAACCTGGGCTCGCCATCTGAGCAGACACCGCAGTGTTCTCCACCCGGACGGTCGTCACTATGGACCCCTTACGGCGGTCATCCGGCAGGATCTGGCTCCGTCATCACGCCCCCCTACGAAGATGGACCCCATCAG ATATCTCCAAACTCAGAGTCTCGTTATGGGCTGGACCCAGGGCTGCTTCCCAGCGCA GTCAAAGTGATGGCGGACGACAGGGCTGAGTGGGAAGGGAAAGTTTTTGTCTCTGAGTCTTTCGGTCCTCCGCCTCCTCTTCCGACCACTTCCTGCATCATGGAGGATGGAG GGAGCGCCAGTCCCCGTGCCATCCGTTCCACCACGTACTGCTTCCCCCAGGATGGTCCCACTGCCCTGCTGGCCCGTCTGCCCCTGGCCATGCTCGTTACGCCCCTGGCCAGACGGAACTCACTGGAG AAGCGTCTGCCGGTGGTCACGGAGGACACATGCGTGTCAGGATGCCGCCGGTGCGGCGCGTCCATGTGCGTCGCCATGAGCTGGCAGGACTGCGGCCAGAGGTTCCGCTGCCCTTTTTGTGACAAGCTGATCGAAG TGCCGTGGCAACAATACCAGCCCATAGATGGGGTGGACGGCGTCCGACTTGACCGGGATCAGAGACCCGAACTCAAAATGGGGTCCTATGAAGTCCTCCACGCCCTCAAG GGCGAAGCGGCAGCGCTGCTTCTGGCCATCGACACATCTGCGGCGGCGCTGAGAGGCGGCCATTTGGAGTTTGTGACGCAAGAAATACACACTCTGCTGGCGTCGCTCATCGG AGACGTGCGCGTGGGCCTGCTGACGTACGACAGCAGAATCCAGCTGTACGACCTCAGCCCCGCCTTGTCCCGTCCGCACATGCTGGTCATGGCGGAGACGTCGGACGAACTGCAGCTTCCTGTCAGGGAGGGGCTTGTACTCGCGTTAAGGGACTGCATGGACGGCATCAccag CGTGTTGCAGCACATTCCCCAGATGAGTCCGGAGGGTGATGAGTCGGCAGGCGTCCCAGTGGACCTTCCGGTCAAAGCGGGACTGGCCGTCCTCAAGATGTTGGCCTGTCCCGGAAAACTGCTCGTCTTCCACTCGGCTCCGTTAGTAGAGACGGAACAAACCTCCACCGGCTTCTTCGGGACCAGCAAGCCAAAA TCCATCTTCCAGCCACCGGAGGGCGCCACCTCATTGGCTGAGGCGTGCGTCCATCAGGGTTGCGGCGTTCACCTGTTTGTCCTCTCCCCGCAAGATGTGGGCGGGGCTTGGCCAGGCCACATTCCCTATCTGACGGGCGGTGCGTTGTACACCTTCAACCACCTGCAG GGGGATTTGGACCGGGAGCGTTTTAGCCGTAATCTAAAGTGCGTCGTGGCGGCAGACGTCGGCTACAAGGCGGAACTTAGCTTGTTTGTTAGCAAAG GGATGCGCGTTTCCGGCTGCTACGGACTGTTCGCGCCCAGGCCGAGGCCTGACAGGGTCGCTATGGCGACGCTAGACTGCTGGACGACGCTGGCAGTGGAGCTAGCGCATGACGGTAGCGCTCTGGATGAGACGCGAGGCATCGCTATACAG GCAGTCCTGGCGTACAACAAACCATCAGGAGAGCGGAGATCCAGGGTGCACACGCTGACGCTGCGATGCTCACGCCACCTGCAGGACACTTTCCGCCAGTACCAGGCACAGACGCTGCTGGCTTTCTACTGCAAAAAGA TGTATTGTGAGGCTTTGGAGCGCCCCCTGCAGGATCTGCGTGAGGAGCTCCAGAGGGACCTGACGGAGGCGTTAGCATTCTACCGCCGCCACGGCTGCTCCGCTTCGGCATGGGCGTCGTCCGGTCAGCTGGTTCTGCCTGGGGGCCTGCGAGCGCTGCCCGTCTATGTCAACAGTCTGAGGAAGAGTGACGTGCTGCTGCCTGGCCTGCGCACTTCCGTCCACTGCCGGCTGGGGCTGCGCTGCCAGGTGCTCGCTTTGGACGCCGCAGCCTGCGCCATGCACTTTTACCCCATGCTGGTGCCTCTG CCGCTGTCGCACGCCGTAGACGCGAAGGAGGGGGCTGAGGGCGCTCTACGTTGTTCCGCTGCAAGCCTGCTTCCAGGCGGGATGTATTTGTTGCACGCCCCGCACACCCTCCTGCTATGGGTGGGCGCCCACGTCCTGCCATGCACTTTAGTTGAACTCTTCAACGTGGGATGCTTGGCATCCCTGCCCTCCGGAGAG ACAAAGCTGCCGGTTCTTGACACTCCCTTGTCGGTCGCCGTTCGATCCCTCCTCGACGCGCTGGACTCGGAGGTCCCGCGCTTGCGCCAG CTGCTCTTGGTGAAGCAGGGCGATGCCGGCGAGGAGCTCCTgcagcgccacctggtggaggACAAGAGTCCCAACGGCGGCGCGCCCTACGCTGACTTCCTCTACCACCTGCACGTCAACTCTGTCCGCCTGCTGCACTGA